The following coding sequences are from one Pirellulales bacterium window:
- a CDS encoding ATP-binding cassette domain-containing protein, producing the protein MGETNGQAMIEAVGLSKYYGDFAAIDDVSFHVNQGEVVAFLGPNGAGKSTTMKLLTGYLAPTAGSARIAGHDMARDRLAASSRLGYLPENGPLYVDMTPRSLLEFFADARGMSPARKKQRIDAVVEQCALGAVIGKAIGKLSKGYRQRVGMAQTLLHEPDVLILDEPTAGLDPNQIREVRETIRRLGREKTILLSTHIMQEVEAIANRVLFINEGRLVYDGAPAELTKDGYSLDERFRALTATAPA; encoded by the coding sequence ATGGGTGAAACCAACGGGCAAGCAATGATCGAGGCGGTCGGGTTGTCGAAATATTACGGCGATTTCGCGGCCATTGATGATGTCTCGTTTCATGTGAACCAGGGGGAAGTGGTGGCGTTTTTGGGGCCGAACGGGGCCGGCAAAAGCACCACCATGAAACTGCTGACCGGATATTTGGCTCCCACCGCCGGCTCCGCCCGCATTGCCGGGCACGACATGGCCCGCGATCGCTTGGCGGCCTCGTCCCGGTTGGGTTATTTGCCGGAAAACGGCCCGCTGTATGTCGACATGACTCCCCGCAGCCTACTGGAATTTTTTGCCGACGCGCGCGGCATGTCGCCGGCGCGGAAAAAACAGCGCATTGATGCCGTCGTGGAACAGTGCGCTTTAGGCGCAGTGATTGGCAAGGCCATTGGCAAGTTATCGAAAGGTTATCGGCAACGTGTAGGCATGGCGCAAACGCTGTTGCACGAGCCCGACGTGTTAATTCTTGACGAACCCACGGCAGGATTGGATCCGAACCAGATTCGCGAAGTGCGGGAAACCATTCGCCGGCTGGGGCGCGAAAAAACCATTTTGCTTTCGACCCATATCATGCAGGAAGTGGAAGCGATTGCCAATCGGGTGTTGTTCATTAACGAAGGTCGATTGGTGTACGATGGCGCGCCCGCGGAATTGACCAAAGACGGTTACTCGCTGGATGAACGTTTTCGAGCGCTTACCGCGACGGCGCCAGCGTGA